One part of the Sulfuriferula thiophila genome encodes these proteins:
- the ubiE gene encoding bifunctional demethylmenaquinone methyltransferase/2-methoxy-6-polyprenyl-1,4-benzoquinol methylase UbiE, with amino-acid sequence MDNSTHFGFKTVAESEKAGKVAEVFHSVAQRYDVMNDLMSMGLHRLWKRFTIETSGVRPGNRVLDVAGGTADLTRLFLKKVGPTGQVWLTDINSSMLTVGRDRMLDEGQAIPVAQCDGEKLPFPDNYFDCVSVAFGLRNMTHKDAALRDMYRVLRPGGRLLVLEFSKIWKPLAPVYDAYSFKLLPIMGKLIAKDAESYQYLAESIRMHPDQETLKTMMSDAGFAKVTYYNLSGGVVALHKGYKY; translated from the coding sequence ATGGATAACAGCACACACTTTGGTTTCAAAACCGTAGCCGAATCGGAAAAAGCCGGTAAGGTCGCCGAGGTATTCCATTCAGTAGCCCAACGTTACGATGTAATGAATGACCTCATGTCGATGGGCCTGCACCGCTTGTGGAAGCGCTTCACCATTGAAACGTCAGGCGTTCGTCCCGGCAATCGCGTACTGGATGTCGCTGGTGGTACCGCTGATTTAACCCGGTTATTCCTGAAAAAAGTCGGCCCGACTGGCCAGGTCTGGCTGACTGACATCAACAGCTCCATGCTCACTGTTGGTCGTGATCGCATGCTGGATGAAGGCCAGGCCATACCTGTCGCGCAGTGCGACGGTGAAAAACTGCCGTTCCCTGATAATTATTTCGATTGCGTCAGCGTCGCATTCGGCCTGCGCAACATGACCCATAAAGACGCTGCGCTGCGCGACATGTATCGCGTGTTGCGTCCGGGCGGTCGCTTGCTGGTACTGGAATTCTCCAAGATATGGAAACCGCTGGCACCGGTTTACGATGCCTACTCGTTCAAACTGCTGCCGATCATGGGCAAACTGATCGCCAAAGACGCCGAGAGTTACCAATATCTTGCCGAATCCATCCGCATGCACCCTGATCAGGAAACGCTCAAGACCATGATGAGCGATGCCGGGTTTGCCAAGGTCACTTACTACAACCTCAGCGGCGGCGTAGTCGCCCTGCACAAAGGCTATAAATACTGA
- a CDS encoding MalY/PatB family protein, whose translation MMFDFDQIISRAGTASEKWDGRAAYFGRADVTPLWVADMDFAAPPEVTAALVARAQHPIYGYTVASDAVYDSLINWLNQQYGWRVEREWIVLTPGVVPSIYAAVQAMTKPDQGVIVQPPVYAPFFSAVTANGRPLLQNPLRLDNNRYYIDFEQLEQCAQQGAKLLLLCSPHNPVGRVWQRDELATLLDLARRYQLTILSDEIHADLVYPEYRHTPLATLARDGDAIITAVAPSKTFNIPGLGLSALIIPDAKVREAMVAAFASLHVHSTNPFSLTAFASAYAHGGAWRDALMLYLRDTRDAVMCYLAENIPAIRAVAPEGTYLLWLDCRELRMSDAQLQAFFVQQCRIGMNPGHIFGQGGSGFMRLNLASPRAVVMEALARVADKLDKHC comes from the coding sequence ATAATGTTCGATTTTGATCAGATCATTTCCCGTGCAGGTACTGCCAGCGAGAAATGGGATGGTCGCGCAGCTTATTTTGGTCGCGCCGATGTGACGCCGCTGTGGGTGGCCGATATGGATTTCGCCGCGCCGCCTGAAGTAACCGCGGCGCTGGTAGCGCGGGCTCAGCATCCGATTTATGGCTATACCGTTGCCAGTGATGCAGTGTATGACAGCCTGATCAATTGGCTGAATCAGCAATACGGCTGGCGGGTGGAGCGCGAATGGATAGTGCTGACGCCGGGCGTGGTGCCTTCCATTTACGCAGCAGTGCAGGCTATGACAAAACCCGATCAGGGGGTGATTGTGCAGCCGCCGGTTTATGCGCCGTTCTTCAGTGCGGTGACGGCCAATGGCCGGCCCTTGCTGCAGAATCCGTTACGTCTGGATAATAACCGTTACTACATTGATTTCGAGCAGTTGGAGCAGTGTGCACAACAGGGCGCGAAGCTGCTGTTGCTCTGTTCACCGCATAATCCGGTAGGGCGTGTCTGGCAGCGTGATGAACTTGCGACATTGCTTGATCTCGCTCGCCGTTATCAGCTCACTATCTTGTCCGATGAGATCCATGCCGATCTGGTTTATCCGGAATACCGACATACCCCATTGGCGACGCTGGCGCGGGATGGCGATGCGATCATTACCGCGGTGGCGCCGAGCAAGACTTTCAATATTCCCGGCCTGGGTTTGTCTGCATTGATAATTCCGGATGCCAAAGTGCGCGAGGCAATGGTGGCGGCATTTGCCAGCCTGCATGTGCACAGTACCAATCCGTTCAGTCTGACTGCTTTTGCCTCAGCCTATGCGCATGGCGGCGCATGGCGCGATGCGCTGATGCTGTACCTGCGCGATACCCGTGATGCAGTGATGTGCTATCTCGCGGAAAACATCCCGGCCATCCGTGCCGTTGCGCCGGAAGGCACTTATTTGCTGTGGCTGGATTGCCGCGAACTGCGCATGAGTGACGCGCAGTTGCAAGCCTTCTTCGTCCAGCAATGCAGGATTGGCATGAATCCCGGCCACATCTTCGGCCAGGGTGGCAGCGGCTTCATGCGGCTTAACCTCGCCAGTCCGCGCGCCGTGGTAATGGAGGCGTTGGCGCGGGTGGCAGATAAGCTTGATAAGCATTGTTGA
- a CDS encoding CTP synthase: MTRYIFVTGGVVSSLGKGIAAASLAAILESRGMQVTMMKLDPYINVDPGTMSPFQHGEVFVTEDGAETDLDLGHYERFTHAKMSKRNNFTTGQIYESVIKKERRGDYLGGTVQVIPHITDEIKQHIRDGAAGAEIAIVEVGGTVGDIESLPFLEAIRQMGLQEGRNNTCYIHLTLVPYLGKAGEVKTKPTQHSVKELREIGIQPDVVLCRGDRPLPDEERRKIALFTNLEANAVVSVHDVDSIYKIPEMLREQGMDEIVCRKFGINPPPADLSMWNGLVESLEHPQHEVDIAMVGKYVGLTESYKSLSEALIHAGIHTHTKINIHYIDSELLEQDGVGALAGMHAILVPGGFGKRGVEGKILAIQYARENKVPYLGICLGMQLAVIEFARHRAGMADAHSTEFEPATTHPIVALISEWKDAAGQVETRSEESNLGGTMRLGGQACELEAGSLARQVYGADVVVERHRHRYEVNGGLLPKLEQAGLKVSGHSATDGLCEMIELPDHPWFMACQFHPEFTSTPRDGHPLFKAFVSAAVQHQGEQA, translated from the coding sequence ATGACTCGTTATATCTTTGTTACTGGCGGTGTGGTGTCTTCCCTGGGCAAGGGAATCGCCGCCGCATCTCTCGCCGCGATCCTTGAATCTCGCGGTATGCAAGTCACCATGATGAAACTGGATCCGTATATTAACGTTGATCCCGGGACCATGAGTCCGTTTCAGCATGGTGAGGTCTTCGTTACTGAAGACGGTGCTGAAACCGATCTTGATCTTGGTCATTATGAGCGGTTTACTCACGCCAAAATGTCCAAGCGCAACAACTTCACTACCGGTCAGATTTATGAATCCGTGATCAAGAAAGAGCGTCGCGGTGACTATTTGGGCGGTACGGTGCAAGTTATCCCGCATATTACCGATGAAATCAAGCAGCATATCCGCGACGGCGCTGCCGGTGCGGAAATTGCCATTGTCGAGGTTGGCGGTACGGTAGGCGATATTGAATCGTTGCCGTTCCTGGAAGCCATCCGCCAGATGGGATTGCAGGAAGGTCGCAACAATACCTGCTATATCCACCTTACGCTGGTGCCATATCTGGGCAAGGCGGGTGAGGTCAAAACCAAACCTACCCAGCACTCGGTAAAAGAGTTGCGTGAAATCGGTATACAGCCAGATGTAGTGCTGTGCCGTGGCGATCGGCCGCTGCCGGATGAAGAGCGCCGCAAGATCGCGCTGTTCACCAATCTGGAAGCGAATGCCGTGGTCTCCGTGCATGACGTCGACAGTATTTACAAAATACCGGAAATGCTGCGTGAGCAAGGTATGGATGAGATTGTCTGCCGTAAATTCGGCATCAATCCACCGCCTGCCGATTTGAGCATGTGGAACGGTCTGGTCGAATCGCTGGAGCATCCTCAGCACGAAGTGGATATTGCCATGGTTGGCAAGTATGTGGGGCTGACCGAGTCCTACAAATCCCTGTCTGAAGCATTGATCCATGCCGGTATTCATACCCATACCAAAATTAATATTCACTACATCGACTCCGAACTGCTGGAGCAGGACGGTGTGGGCGCGCTGGCAGGTATGCACGCGATTCTGGTGCCGGGTGGCTTTGGCAAGCGCGGTGTGGAAGGGAAAATTCTTGCAATTCAATATGCACGCGAAAATAAAGTGCCATATCTGGGCATCTGCCTGGGTATGCAACTGGCGGTGATCGAGTTTGCGCGCCATCGTGCGGGCATGGCTGATGCGCATAGTACCGAGTTTGAGCCAGCGACTACGCATCCGATAGTCGCATTGATTTCTGAATGGAAAGATGCGGCCGGGCAAGTTGAAACGCGTTCCGAGGAATCCAATCTGGGAGGCACCATGCGTCTGGGTGGTCAGGCGTGCGAACTGGAAGCCGGCTCGCTGGCACGTCAGGTTTATGGCGCGGATGTGGTTGTTGAGCGCCACCGTCACCGCTATGAGGTGAATGGCGGGTTATTGCCGAAACTGGAGCAGGCCGGACTGAAGGTGAGCGGGCATTCTGCTACGGATGGCTTATGCGAGATGATAGAGTTGCCTGATCATCCGTGGTTCATGGCATGTCAGTTCCATCCTGAGTTTACGTCTACGCCGCGTGATGGGCATCCGCTGTTCAAGGCATTCGTTTCTGCTGCTGTGCAGCATCAAGGAGAGCAGGCATGA
- the kdsA gene encoding 3-deoxy-8-phosphooctulonate synthase, with protein sequence MKLCGFEVGLDQPLFLIAGPCVVESRQMAMDTAGQLKEICAELGIPFIYKSSYDKANRSSGTSYRGPGRDAGLQILADVKQAIGVSILTDVHSIDEIAEVAAVVDVLQTPAFLCRQTDFIHAVACAGKPVNIKKGQFLAPWDMKNVVDKAKTANGGQDNIMVCERGVSFGYNNLVSDMRSLMVMRDTGCPVVFDATHSVQLPGGQGNVSGGQREFVPVLARAAVAAGVAGVFAETHPDPACALSDGPNAWPLGRMKELLYTLKEVDALVKQRGFIEHTI encoded by the coding sequence ATGAAATTATGCGGATTTGAAGTAGGTCTGGATCAGCCTTTGTTTCTGATTGCCGGCCCGTGCGTGGTTGAATCGCGGCAGATGGCGATGGATACTGCGGGCCAGCTCAAGGAAATCTGTGCTGAGCTAGGTATTCCATTTATTTATAAATCATCCTATGACAAGGCTAATCGCAGCTCCGGTACTTCTTACCGTGGCCCTGGACGCGATGCCGGGTTGCAGATTCTGGCTGATGTTAAACAGGCTATCGGCGTGTCGATACTGACTGACGTGCACAGCATCGATGAAATTGCCGAAGTGGCTGCCGTTGTCGATGTGCTGCAGACGCCTGCGTTCCTGTGCCGGCAAACGGATTTTATCCACGCAGTTGCCTGTGCCGGTAAGCCGGTGAATATCAAGAAGGGTCAGTTTCTGGCGCCGTGGGATATGAAGAACGTGGTGGATAAAGCCAAAACCGCGAATGGCGGGCAGGACAACATCATGGTGTGCGAACGTGGCGTGTCGTTCGGCTATAACAATCTGGTATCGGATATGCGTTCGCTGATGGTGATGCGAGATACGGGTTGTCCAGTCGTATTTGATGCAACCCACTCAGTGCAGTTGCCGGGCGGTCAGGGTAATGTTTCCGGCGGGCAACGTGAATTTGTGCCTGTGCTGGCGCGCGCAGCAGTGGCGGCCGGTGTGGCCGGTGTATTTGCCGAGACCCATCCGGATCCGGCCTGTGCATTATCGGATGGCCCTAATGCGTGGCCTTTGGGACGCATGAAAGAATTGTTGTACACATTGAAAGAAGTTGATGCGTTGGTAAAACAGCGTGGATTTATTGAACATACTATCTAA
- a CDS encoding DMT family transporter, which produces MAHTRHHSQFSLGVTLAIFAAVGFSAKAIFVKLAYLVAPIDAITLLALRMAFAVPVFIAVAIWSSRQQHAKPLDRHDYLLIIGLGFIGYYVSSLLDFMGLQYLSAGLERLILFLYPTMTVLLSAALFKQPILRKHVIALVISYAGIGLVFAHDLGHQSANMLLGASLVFASTLSYSVYLVGAGHAINRIGTIRFTTLAMIVASTMTLSHFAATHDLGALQLPTRVYVLAAAMAMFSTVLPVFMLSAAIRLINPGRTALIGSAGPIATIFMAYLFLGENIGGLQIAGSVLVLCGVLLISWRK; this is translated from the coding sequence ATGGCCCATACTCGACACCACTCCCAATTCAGCCTAGGCGTCACCCTTGCCATCTTTGCCGCAGTCGGCTTCTCGGCCAAGGCGATTTTCGTCAAACTCGCCTATCTGGTCGCCCCTATCGACGCCATCACCCTGCTGGCATTACGCATGGCATTTGCCGTCCCGGTGTTCATTGCCGTAGCCATCTGGAGTTCACGCCAGCAGCATGCCAAGCCACTGGACAGACATGACTATTTGTTGATTATCGGATTGGGGTTCATCGGCTATTATGTATCCAGCCTGCTCGATTTCATGGGCTTGCAGTATCTGAGTGCGGGGCTGGAGCGACTGATCCTGTTCCTCTACCCGACCATGACCGTATTACTCTCGGCTGCGCTGTTCAAGCAGCCTATCCTGCGCAAACATGTTATTGCACTGGTTATCAGTTACGCAGGGATCGGTCTGGTGTTTGCACATGATCTGGGCCATCAATCCGCCAATATGCTGCTCGGTGCCAGCCTGGTATTTGCCAGTACGCTGAGCTATTCGGTATATCTGGTGGGTGCAGGTCATGCCATTAACAGGATAGGCACGATACGCTTTACCACACTGGCGATGATCGTTGCCAGCACCATGACCCTCAGCCACTTTGCCGCTACGCATGACTTAGGCGCCTTACAACTGCCCACGCGGGTTTATGTACTGGCTGCAGCCATGGCCATGTTCTCCACGGTATTGCCGGTATTCATGCTGTCTGCAGCCATCCGCCTGATCAATCCCGGACGCACTGCGCTGATAGGCTCGGCAGGCCCTATCGCCACTATTTTTATGGCTTACCTGTTCCTCGGCGAAAACATTGGCGGCTTGCAAATTGCGGGGTCGGTGCTGGTGTTGTGCGGGGTGCTGCTTATTAGCTGGAGAAAATAA
- a CDS encoding ubiquinone biosynthesis accessory factor UbiJ, which yields MLSQLNGYVIVAALNHLLNGAPWARQRLMGHTGKSLAINLFPLQVAFAIDSDGRLQQISDDETDAQMQLGPLLAARIALGDHAATHDIIITGDTQLAADFGNTLLTLDWDAEADLARFIGDRAAHQLVQIARSLITWQRNNLADSAAMLTEYAHEETPLLAKRKQLNEFIAEVDKLRDDSARLSKRIDLLTQRLNPTL from the coding sequence ATGCTGTCCCAGCTCAATGGCTATGTCATCGTTGCAGCACTCAATCATTTGCTCAATGGTGCACCGTGGGCCCGCCAAAGATTGATGGGCCATACCGGCAAAAGTCTGGCCATTAATCTGTTTCCTCTGCAAGTCGCATTTGCCATCGATAGCGATGGCCGCCTGCAGCAAATTAGCGACGACGAAACCGATGCCCAGATGCAGCTTGGTCCATTGCTCGCCGCCCGCATTGCACTGGGTGACCATGCCGCAACCCATGACATTATCATCACTGGCGATACCCAGCTCGCTGCCGATTTCGGCAATACCTTACTGACCCTGGACTGGGATGCCGAAGCCGACCTGGCCCGCTTCATCGGTGATCGCGCCGCACATCAGTTAGTACAGATAGCCCGCAGCCTGATTACCTGGCAACGCAACAACCTCGCTGACAGTGCTGCCATGCTCACTGAATATGCACACGAAGAAACACCGCTACTCGCCAAACGCAAACAGCTCAATGAGTTCATCGCCGAGGTCGACAAGCTGCGCGATGACAGCGCACGCCTGAGCAAGCGCATTGACCTCCTCACCCAACGACTGAACCCCACACTCTAA
- the ubiB gene encoding ubiquinone biosynthesis regulatory protein kinase UbiB, translated as MRIFRLLTIVWVSARFGLDEFFLGHERVRGLRRLVRFTLFWRDLSEPRAVRLRRALETLGPIFVKFGQMLSTRRDLMPLDIADELARLQDRVPPFAAAEVRATLESIYGKSLEQVFTQFDAEPIASASMAQVHFAILRDGTEAAVKVLRPGIAKVIDHDMGLLEAAAILIEKLFADGKRLHPREVVGEFRKTLTDELDLMREAANCSQLRRNFEHSTLLIVPEVYWDYCESGVMVMERMKGVPISQFDQLVAMGVDIPRLAQNGVEIFFTQVFRDAFFHADMHPGNIQVNAQGQYIALDFGIMGTLTEVDKNYLAQNFLAFFQRDYRAVAQAHVDAGWTPSDTRVDEFEAAIRAVCEPIFDRPLKEISFGKVLLRLFQTSRRFNMEIQPQLVLLQKTLLNIEGLGRQLDPELDLWKTGKPFLERWMNEQFGWRGALRNIRHEAPRWATLLPQIPRLAHAYLAQDQAATIRAQTEQLLRHQRNTQRLLILIVLLLTGGIALAAYALFKP; from the coding sequence ATGCGTATTTTCCGGCTGTTAACTATTGTATGGGTATCTGCACGCTTCGGGCTGGATGAATTTTTTCTCGGGCATGAACGGGTACGTGGCTTGCGCCGGCTGGTCCGCTTCACTCTGTTCTGGCGCGACCTGTCCGAACCACGTGCGGTACGTTTGCGCCGCGCTCTGGAAACATTGGGCCCGATTTTCGTCAAATTCGGGCAAATGCTCTCTACCCGACGTGACCTGATGCCGCTGGACATCGCTGACGAACTCGCCCGCCTGCAAGATCGTGTACCGCCGTTTGCAGCTGCAGAAGTACGCGCCACACTGGAATCCATCTACGGCAAATCACTGGAACAGGTGTTTACCCAGTTTGACGCCGAGCCTATCGCCAGCGCCTCGATGGCACAAGTACACTTTGCCATCCTGCGCGACGGTACCGAAGCCGCTGTTAAAGTGCTGCGTCCCGGCATCGCCAAAGTCATCGATCACGACATGGGTTTGCTCGAAGCGGCCGCCATCCTCATTGAAAAGCTGTTCGCTGACGGCAAACGCCTGCACCCGCGCGAAGTCGTCGGCGAATTCAGGAAGACCCTGACCGACGAGCTCGACCTGATGCGCGAAGCCGCCAACTGTTCGCAATTACGCCGCAACTTTGAACACTCCACCCTGCTCATCGTGCCGGAAGTGTATTGGGATTATTGCGAGTCTGGCGTAATGGTGATGGAGCGCATGAAAGGCGTGCCTATCAGCCAGTTCGATCAGCTTGTCGCCATGGGCGTCGACATCCCCAGACTCGCCCAGAACGGCGTTGAAATTTTCTTCACCCAGGTATTCCGGGACGCATTTTTTCATGCGGACATGCATCCGGGTAACATCCAGGTCAACGCGCAAGGCCAATACATTGCGCTGGATTTCGGCATCATGGGCACCCTCACCGAAGTCGACAAAAACTACCTCGCGCAGAACTTCCTCGCCTTCTTCCAGCGCGATTACCGCGCGGTCGCCCAAGCTCACGTCGATGCCGGATGGACACCATCAGACACCCGCGTGGATGAATTTGAAGCTGCCATCCGCGCCGTATGCGAACCCATCTTCGACCGACCGCTGAAAGAAATTTCCTTCGGAAAAGTGTTGTTACGCCTGTTCCAGACCTCACGTCGTTTCAATATGGAAATTCAGCCGCAACTGGTGTTGCTGCAAAAAACCCTGCTGAATATCGAAGGCTTGGGCCGTCAACTCGACCCTGAACTGGATTTGTGGAAAACCGGTAAACCCTTCCTGGAACGCTGGATGAACGAACAGTTCGGCTGGCGCGGGGCACTGCGTAACATCCGCCATGAGGCACCGCGCTGGGCAACCCTGCTGCCGCAAATCCCTCGCTTGGCCCACGCCTATCTGGCACAGGACCAAGCAGCCACGATACGCGCCCAGACTGAGCAGTTATTGCGACATCAGCGCAACACGCAACGCCTGCTCATACTGATAGTCTTGCTATTAACAGGCGGCATTGCATTAGCTGCATACGCACTTTTCAAGCCATAA
- a CDS encoding type II toxin-antitoxin system Phd/YefM family antitoxin has translation MAHVILADTTASVSELKKNPMGTIAAGDGFPVAILNHNEPAFYCVPAKAYEALMDKLEDLELNALADARAHQAEIEVNPDEL, from the coding sequence ATGGCACATGTCATTTTGGCTGATACAACTGCGAGCGTGTCTGAGTTGAAGAAAAATCCTATGGGTACGATTGCGGCTGGAGATGGCTTCCCGGTCGCAATTCTTAATCATAATGAACCGGCATTTTATTGCGTGCCTGCGAAAGCTTATGAGGCATTAATGGATAAGCTGGAAGATTTGGAGTTAAATGCTTTGGCGGATGCACGCGCTCATCAGGCCGAAATTGAAGTTAATCCTGATGAGTTATAA
- a CDS encoding type II toxin-antitoxin system RelE family toxin yields the protein MSYKLKFKEEAWREWGKLDNNVRLQFKKKLQALLSAPRILASQLSGHPNRFKIKLRAAGYRLVYEVRDNDLVVLVVAIGKRERNAVYKVAAKR from the coding sequence ATGAGTTATAAGCTCAAATTCAAGGAGGAGGCATGGCGGGAATGGGGAAAGCTGGATAACAATGTACGCTTGCAATTCAAAAAGAAACTGCAGGCACTTTTATCTGCCCCTCGCATACTTGCCTCTCAGTTATCCGGGCATCCAAATCGCTTCAAAATCAAACTGAGAGCCGCGGGTTATCGTCTGGTGTATGAAGTGCGTGACAATGACTTGGTCGTGTTGGTAGTCGCTATCGGTAAACGCGAGCGTAATGCAGTTTATAAAGTCGCAGCAAAGCGTTAA
- a CDS encoding CNP1-like family protein produces MKIFLQSALIMCLGFSALSHAATGNLFEDNDSQINNAVEDGDKSWKEFQAHLPAFPKNENLVPFYVSGIAGNEYAIDKTTLDVGKDGVVRYALVITTRGGAKNVSFEGMRCETRERKIYALGRDDGTWMRARDAQWQGISGRSLLSYHRALADDYFCPVGLIVANPAEALRNIKAGW; encoded by the coding sequence ATGAAGATTTTTTTGCAGTCTGCATTGATTATGTGTCTGGGGTTTTCCGCATTGAGTCATGCGGCGACTGGCAACCTGTTTGAAGACAACGATAGCCAGATAAACAATGCGGTTGAGGATGGTGATAAAAGCTGGAAGGAATTTCAGGCGCATTTACCCGCGTTTCCCAAGAATGAAAATCTGGTGCCGTTTTATGTGAGCGGCATTGCGGGTAATGAGTATGCCATCGATAAAACTACGCTGGATGTGGGTAAAGACGGTGTGGTGCGTTATGCGCTGGTGATCACGACCCGTGGTGGCGCGAAGAATGTCAGTTTTGAAGGCATGCGGTGTGAGACCCGCGAACGCAAGATTTATGCACTCGGACGTGATGATGGTACGTGGATGCGTGCGCGTGATGCGCAGTGGCAAGGCATTTCCGGGCGTTCATTGCTGTCATATCATCGTGCTCTGGCAGATGATTATTTTTGTCCAGTGGGCTTGATCGTGGCGAATCCGGCAGAAGCTTTGCGCAATATTAAAGCGGGTTGGTGA